In one window of Apium graveolens cultivar Ventura unplaced genomic scaffold, ASM990537v1 ctg5669, whole genome shotgun sequence DNA:
- the LOC141702764 gene encoding cytochrome b561 domain-containing protein At4g18260-like: MAQMQKVVLFMALITVVVLILTPCMKASDQEYVEPDTRNNHVKTNKLSPQKLFDITVHGFLLWASMGFLMPIGILVIRMSNTEQSGRRLKILFYMHATLQILSVLLVTVGAVLSIRKFENAFNNNHQRFGLALYGVVWLQALIGFFRPKRGNTSRSLWFLVHWSLGTMVTLLGIINVYTGLQAYHKRSSKSINFWTTIFTVEVIFIAFLYLFQDKWNYIKKQGVVIGDAQVQRTNQTMNPGEQKQFSFYRGPFRKTSVYSSQ; the protein is encoded by the exons ATGGCACAAATGCAGAAGGTGGTGTTATTCATGGCTCTAATTACAGTTGttgttcttattcttacaccaTGTATGAAGGCATCTGATCAAGAATATGTTGAACCGGACACCAGAAATAATCATGTCAAGACTAATAAG TTGAGTCCTCAGAAATTATTTGACATTACAGTCCATGGATTTCTCCTTTGGGCATCTATGGGTTTCTTGATGCCAATAGGAATACTTGTCATCAGAATGTCGAATACAGAACAATCTGGAAGAAGACTGAAGATTTTGTTCTACATGCATGCAACTCTTCAG ATACTTTCTGTACTTCTAGTAACAGTAGGAGCAGTTTTGTCAATAAGAAAGTTCGAAAATGCTTTCAACAATAATCACCAAAGGTTTGGATTAGCCCTTTATGGTGTCGTATGGTTGCAAGCTTTGATCGGTTTTTTCCGCCCAAAAAG GGGAAATACAAGCAGAAGCTTATGGTTTTTAGTCCATTGGAGCCTAGGAACTATGGTTACTCTACTGGGAATCATTAATGTGTACACAGGTTTACAAGCCTACCATAAGAGAAGTTCCAAAAGTATAAACTTTTGGACAACAATTTTCACTGTCGAAGTAATCTTTATTGCTTTCCTTTATTTGTTCCAAGACAAATGGAACTACATTAAAAAACAAGGAGTAGTTATAGGCGATGCACAAGTCCAACGCACTAATCAGACAATGAATCCCGGAGAGCAGAAGCAGTTTAGCTTTTACAGAGGTCCCTTCAGAAAAACGAGTGTATATTCATCTCAGTGA